TCCCCGACGGGTCCACCGCGAGCGCGGGCGTGATTTTCACGTTGTCGAACTCCGCCTGCTGCGCGTAGAGCTGGATGCCGATGCTGCCTTCGACGTAGGCGGTATCGGCTCCCTCGATAACGAGCCCATCGCCGCGCTCGAACCGGAACTTCCCGGCGTTCACGACGAGCTTCCAGTGGAGCGGCACGCGCTCGGCGTAGGGCTTGTAGTCGCCCTTCATCATCGTCAAGACCGCGTACCACGGCTCGTCATCGCTCGTGCGCTTGTCCATCCGCATGAAGGGCCCGCGAACCTTGTCGAGGGCGAGCTCGGGCCACACGTCGTTGATCATGATGACGCGATAGTGCCGGTCGGTTCCGGTGAACGCCCAAACGAGTCCCATGCCGTCGTTGTCTTGCGCGGCGACGTCCATCTCCAGGGTGAAGTTGCGGAACTTCTCCGCCGTGTAGACGGCGAAGGTTCCCATGAGCTGGCTATCGGCGGGGCTTCCCCAGGCGTTGGAGCTCTGGAAGAGGACGTTCCCGCTGAGTCCGAGCTGGCTCTTGCGGATCGACCAGGCGGACGGACCCTCGCCGAGGTTCTTCGCCGGCTCATCGACGATCTCCCAGCCCTTCATTTCGTTGTCGAAGGTGATCGTCGTCTGGGCGTTCAGGCAGATCGGGAGCCAGAACGCCAGCGCGATGGCGGTGGACGCAGCGTGCCGGTTCATGGGCGTCTCCTCACCCCTGGAAACGACGCGGGTCGATGGACGACGGGCGCGCCCCTCATCGCTGGCGAGGTCGGCGCGCCCGTCGGATCTCGGAGCGATGGGGCGCTACTTGCCCATCTTCTGCAAGCCCTTGAGGCAGCGCTCAACGGCTTCCAGCGGGGGATAGGCGTCGCTCTCGTACTCGACGATATACCACTTCGTGTTCCCGGTCGTCTCGCAGAGGTGGAACACCTCCTGCCACGGGACATCGTCTTTGCCGATGACGGGTCGGAAGCCCTCCGTCTTGTGGTAGGGCTTGAGGTGGACGGTCTCGGCTCTGCCGGGGAACTTCTTGAGGATGCCGACGAGGTCCGCGCCGCCGCTCATGCCGTTGCCCATGTCCAACTGCATGACGACTTCTTTGTCGGTGTGGCTGAAGAAGGCGTCCCAGGCGGTTTCGCCGTCCATGACCTGGAATTCGGCGGAGTGGTTGTGGTAGCCGGTTGCCATGCCCTGGGGGACGAGCTTGGCGCTGATGGCGTTGAACTTCTTCGCCGTGGCGATCCAGTCGGCGCGGGTGCGCGTCAACTCGCCGGGCAAGCCCGGAACGATGAGGTAGCGGTTCCCGATCGCCTTATTGTAGGCGACGGTGGATTCCAGCTTGTCGTCCTGGACGAGTCCCCAGCCCGTATGGGAACCGCAGCAGGTGAGCTTGAACTCGTCGAGCCAGCCCTTGACTTCCGCTGGATCGGGGCTGGGGAAACCGGCGAACTCGACGCCGACGTAGCCCATCTCGGCGACGGCTTTGATCGTGCCGCGCGGGTCCTTCGCAAGCTGCTCGCGCACCGAATAGAGTTCCAGTCCGATGGGGATCTTGCTCATTCCGATGACTCCGTGAGGACGTGCGTGAGGATTGGCGTGCCTGCGTTCCTCGCTGCACGAACATCATAGCCGAGCCGGGTTCCGGGGCGCAATCACCGCCACAGCGCTCCCGGACGCCGGAGCGCCAAATGCCGCGTTCCTCCTCTCTTTTCGGCCGGGAGTCGGGGTGAGGGCTCGGCGCTCCATCTGAATCGGCGCGTTTGGACTTGCCTCCCGAATGTGGGATCATCCTGCCCGACCGGATGCGTCGACTACGACGGCTCCCCGCCACGGGACGAGAGGAACCATCCATGACCGCAGAACACACCGGCGGCGACACGAGCTGGTTCACCCACGACCGATTCGGGCTCTTCATCCACTGGGGCATCTACTCCCTCGCTGCCCGCCACGAGTGGGTCAAGCACCGCGAGCGCATCACCGACGAGGA
The Candidatus Poribacteria bacterium DNA segment above includes these coding regions:
- a CDS encoding sugar phosphate isomerase/epimerase; protein product: MSKIPIGLELYSVREQLAKDPRGTIKAVAEMGYVGVEFAGFPSPDPAEVKGWLDEFKLTCCGSHTGWGLVQDDKLESTVAYNKAIGNRYLIVPGLPGELTRTRADWIATAKKFNAISAKLVPQGMATGYHNHSAEFQVMDGETAWDAFFSHTDKEVVMQLDMGNGMSGGADLVGILKKFPGRAETVHLKPYHKTEGFRPVIGKDDVPWQEVFHLCETTGNTKWYIVEYESDAYPPLEAVERCLKGLQKMGK